From Pseudomonadota bacterium:
TGCTCACCCGAAGAGATTGCCTGTTGATTGTTGTGATAGCCTTCGCAAAATGCTCAGTACTTTGCTGCGTGGGGTTTTACTGCCTGATAAATTGAGATAAATAACTTGACTAAATGAATTATATTTAGTAACTATCCTTTATCAGGTTAGCTAAGCTTCTATTTAAAACAATCAGACAGGGGGAAATCATGGGAAAAACAATGGATAATTTAGCCGCGGCATTTGCCGGTGAGAGCCAGGCCAACCGTAAGTATCTTGCATTTGCCAGCCAGGCTGACAAGGAAGGCTTTAAACAGATTGCCAAATTGTTTCGGGCGGCGGCAGCAGCTGAAACGGTCCATGCCCTTGGTCATTTTAAAGCCATGGGCGGGATTGGAGATACCAAGGCCAACCTGAAGGCGGCAGTTGCGGGTGAAGGGTATGAATTTAAGACCATGTACCCGGAATTTATTGCAGTTGCCAAGGAAGAAGGGGAAAAAGGAGCGTTGAGAATGCTCGAATGGGCCAATGTAGTGGAGGAAGTCCATTTTGGCCTCTATGAACAAGCTGCCGCCAGCCTGGAAGCCGGTGGCGACCTGCCTGATGAAGATATTTATGTCTGCAGTGTCTGTGGTAATACCATCTCTGGTTCATGTCCAGATAAATGTAGTGTCTGCGGGGTGCCCGCGAGCAAATTTGATAAAGTTTCCTGAATAGTAAAAAAATAGCTTTACTGAAAAGGGTGGTGTCCCGGAGGACATCACCCTTTTTTTATCTTCCCGTCAGAATCAGGCGAATATCCATCACATTGGTCTTGGTGGGGCCGGTGATCAGCAAGTCGTGGAGTTGGGAAAAAAAGTGATAGGCATTGTTGTTGTCAAGATATTTCCGGGGATTGAGACCCAGTTTATGGGCCCGTTCGATGGTTTGTCCGTCAGCGATGGCGCCGGCCGCGTCGGTGGGACCGTCGGTGCCGTCAGTGCCGATGCTCATCATGACTGTGTTAGGCAGGCCATCGATATCAAGGGCGGCAGCCAGGGCAAATTCCTGGTTGCGACCTCCCAGACCATCACCGGTAATGGTGACGGTGGTTTCACCGCCGCTGATTATGCAGGCCGGGGAGGGAAGCGGGTTGCTGCTGTGATGAATTTCCCTGGCGATAGCGGCATGCATGCGGGCGATTTCCCGGGTTTCCCCTTCGATAAAAGTGGAGAGGATCAGAGGGTGGTATCCCAGTTCTTGAGCCATCTCGGCAGCAGCTTCAACTGCCTGGCGATTGCTGGCAATGATGCGGTTGCTGACTCGATTAAAAATAGGGTCTTCAGGCTTTGGCGTTTCGGCGATGGTTCCCGCGGCACCCTGGCGCAGATGTTTCATGACTGCTGGGGGCAGTGTTGCTGACAGCTGATATTTTTCGATGATCTTCAGGCATAGGTCGAAGGTAGTGGGATCGCCGATCGTAGGTCCGGAAGCGATGCTGTTCAGGGGGTCGCCTATAACGTCGGAAAGAATCAGGGAGATAGTAGTTGCCGGGGCAATCAGCCGGGCCAGTTGTC
This genomic window contains:
- a CDS encoding glycerate kinase; translated protein: MSENQAGTSLGKGPKMDNTAKLRKDAESIYRRAIEAVNPITAINSHVKRQGQQLICEGKVFNLEHFRHIYLVGAGKAGAAMAAAMEELLGNQMTAGLVVVKYGHLSPVKKTKIIEAGHPLPDQKGVEGANELVSVLGDTTAEDLVICLISGGGSALLPLPAAGLTLDEKQKTTQALLACGADITEINAIRKHLSQLKGGQLARLIAPATTISLILSDVIGDPLNSIASGPTIGDPTTFDLCLKIIEKYQLSATLPPAVMKHLRQGAAGTIAETPKPEDPIFNRVSNRIIASNRQAVEAAAEMAQELGYHPLILSTFIEGETREIARMHAAIAREIHHSSNPLPSPACIISGGETTVTITGDGLGGRNQEFALAAALDIDGLPNTVMMSIGTDGTDGPTDAAGAIADGQTIERAHKLGLNPRKYLDNNNAYHFFSQLHDLLITGPTKTNVMDIRLILTGR
- a CDS encoding rubrerythrin family protein yields the protein MGKTMDNLAAAFAGESQANRKYLAFASQADKEGFKQIAKLFRAAAAAETVHALGHFKAMGGIGDTKANLKAAVAGEGYEFKTMYPEFIAVAKEEGEKGALRMLEWANVVEEVHFGLYEQAAASLEAGGDLPDEDIYVCSVCGNTISGSCPDKCSVCGVPASKFDKVS